CGACCTCCCAGTCGGTCTTCACGCTTCCCTTCGGAATGACGACGACGTCGTTCGGCCCAACAACCGTGTTGGGCAGCTTGTTGAAGATGACCATGTTCTCGGGCGGCGCGGAGCCTGATTCGGCGGCGTGCGCGGCGTAGTTCATGCCGACGCACACGACAGCGGAGGGTCGCGCGATGGGCGCGCCGACGCGCATCTCGGCTGCGCCCTCAAGCACTGGCAACTCGCCAGCGTCGAGTAGGCGCTGAACCTCGGCGGTACCCGCCTCGAGGAATGCGCCGTCAATCTTCGCCGTGATGGCACGCAGGTCGTACGTGGCCGAGTCGGTCACGAGGGCGGGAATTTCAGCCCCAATGGGACCAAGCTGGGCGAACTTCATTGAACACTCGTTTCTCGCAAAGGTGGGATGTTTACAAGAAACTGTACCCGAATCCAGGCGTGAACCGCACCGAAACACCTACAAATAAGCTGAATATCCCTGCAGCCAGCCCCAAAAGTGGGATCTCTAAGACTGTGCCGTGCCAGCCGGAGCCACGGTTGCCTCCCGCAACCAGCTCTCGATGCCCGCGATATGCGCAGTCATGAGCGCCGCGGCAAGCTCAGAGTCGCCTGCGGCGATTGCCTGAGCAATCGCGCGATGCTCAGACACCGTTCGACCGGTCGCGCCATCCTGCGTGAGCGCGCGCCAAACGCGCGCGCGCACTGTGTGGGCAGCGAGTGACTCGACGAGGCTCGACAGGTACCCGTTGCCGACCGCAGCGACGATCGCGCGGTGAAAGTCGGAGTCGTGGCGCACGAGCGCATCGGTGTCGGTCTCCTCGCTCACGCTCGCGACCTCGCGTTCCAGGTCGGCGATCGCCTGAGCGTCCATGACACGAGCCGCCTGCGCCGCGGCCTGCGGCTCGAGCATTCGCCGCACCGCGAACATCTCAAGCACCGAATCGTCGCTGTGCAGGTCTGCAGCGAAGTTCATTACCTCGAGCAGCATGCTCGGCTCGAGGCTCGTCACGTAGGTGCCGTCGCCGCGCCGCACGTCGAGGACCCGAATCACCTCGAGTGCCTTCACGGCCTCGCGCAGCGAGTTCCGGGAGGCGCCGAGCAGCTCACCGAGCTCCTTCTCCGGGGGCAATCTGTCGCCAGGCGCGAGATCCCCGGTCCGGATCATTTCCTTAATGCGAAAGATCACATCGTCAGTGACTGCCATGCTTTCGATCCTAGAGGAGGACGCCCGCCACGATTCCCCATTACGCTTGACAGCGCAGGCACCAGCAGGGGTGACCGCGCATACTCCCGAGGGGATCTCATCCATGGCTTCACACCCGGATCACTCACAGGCTGACCCGCACGCCTTCGCGTCGGTGTACGAACTGATCCGGTCGCGTGTGCTTCGCGAGGAGATCCCGCCGAACGCGCGCATCAACATTGACGCGCTTGCCCGCGAGCTCGAGGTGTCCTCGACCCCCGTGCGGGAAGCCCTCAGGCAGCTCCAGGGCGACAACCTCGTCGTGCAGGAGCCTGGTCGTGGCTATCGAACGACGCCGATCTTGAACGCCGCTGAGCTTCGCGAGCTGTTCGAGTTCAGGCTGCTCGTCGAGCCGTGGGCGGCAAAGATCGCCGCCACCGACAGGCTACAAAACCCCGGCTACGTGCTTGAGCGGGAGATCGCAGACATCACCGACCTCATCGGCCGACAGGCTGACATTCGATACGAACTCATGGACCACGACATCAGGTTTCACGACGCGATCCTCAGCAGCACAGGCAACGAGGTGTTGCGCACCGCCTACTCGCAGACTCACTGCCATCTTCACGCATTCAGACTGCACCCTGGCGAGCGCACCGGGCAGTACACAGTCGCCGAGCATCGGGTCATCCACGAGGCGATTCGCAGCCGCGAACCAGAAGCCGCCGAGCAGGCAATGCGCGATCACCTCACCGCCGCCTACCTGAGGTTTGAGGTCGCGCACGGGGTGAATTCGGGTGCGCCGTACTTGCCGGGAGCCCATCAGGATCGGCCCGCACCGACAACCTCGCTCGCCCTCTGACTGGGCGAGCTACTCGTGGTGGAAGACCTCGGGCAGCTCGGTCCACCAGTCGCCCTCTGCACGGTCGGGAAGCGGCTGCTGCAGCGGTTGCTGCACTGACCACCACCGCTGCGTTTCGGGGTCTGCGGCCATTTTCGCCATGTCGGCTTCGTAGTCGTCGCCCACGTACTCGAAGTACGAGAACAGCAGTTCGCCGTGGCGAAAGATCGAATAGTTCTGAATGTTGCTCGCGGTGATTCGTTCAAGTACAGTCGGCCAGACGGCGGCGTGATAGCGCTCGTACGCCTCGCGATGCTCTGCTGGCAGGCCGATGACCTGCGCCACCCGCTTCATCGCGCGCTCCCGGCCAGCGCCGCGGCAGCGGCACCGACAATTCCAGCGTCTGTGACGTCGAACTCAGGGGCACCACCCCCTGGGCCGCTCGGGGCCGTACTCGTCGAGGGGCGCTTCGCCGAGAGATGGATCGCGGCGATCCCAGTCGCCACGAGCGTCGGGATCGCGTCGACTGTCACTCCGCCACCGGCCATAATGTCGAGTCTGTCTGCCGCGGCTTCGACGAGACGCGCGAGCGTTTCGGCGCCGTCGAGGCTCTGCGCGGCACCACCGGAGGTGAGTATCCGCGTGACGCCCGCGTCGACGAGCGACTCGAGCACTCCCTCCGGCTGCGCAAGAGTGTCGATCGCACGATGGAACACGAGATCGGCAGCGCCTGCCGCGTCGCGCCAGCGCGCGAGCGCCTCGGTGTCGACGAGCCCGGCCTCAGTGAGCGCGCCGACGACAACGCCGCCGGCTCCTCGCTTCGTCGCTTCGGCAATGTCACGGCTCACAAGCTCGATCTCGTCGGCGTCGTAGACGAAGCCACCGGGCCTTGGCCGCACGAGCACTGCGATCCGCTCGCCGCCGACGGCGTCGACAACCTGTTCAATCGTGCCGATCGAGGGAGTCAGCCCGCCGACGCCGAGCGCCTGGCAGAGCTCCAGGCGATCCGCACCAGCTCCGATCGCGGTGCGGGCACCGGCGACGTCTTGGACGGCAATTTCGAGGAGAGTCATACTGTGATCCTTACACGTTGACTGTGAGCATCGCGACAGGCTCGGCGCGAAGACCAGCGGGGATCGAGACGCGAACGACGCCGTCGGCGCCGGTCTGCTGCACCGCCGCGCTCCCGTCGGCCCAGACGGCGTCGCGACCCGCGAGCTCGGCTGGCAGCTCGACCTCGCCAACCTCGGGCTCCATGACGTGCACGTGCACCGCCCCGGCCGACGTTGTGTACCGGCGAGAGACGCCGACGCGCTCCTCGGCACGGGTCCACGGCCTGGTGCCATAGATGCCCTCGCCATTGACGTTGAGCCACGCCCCCATCTCGCGCATCGCTTGGAGCTGCAGCGGCGGGATCTCGCCGGCGGCGGTGGGTCCGACGTTGATGAGCAGGTTGCCGTTCTTCGAGACAACATCTACGAGGTGGCGCACGAGCTGCGTGCCCGACAGTGAATGCTTCTCGCTCTCGTCTTGGTTGAACCCAAACGAGAACCCGAGGCCGCGCGTCGACTCCCACGGCTGCTGCTGGATCTCTGCAACGTTCGTGTACTCGCGCGTGAGGTAGCCGTGGTAGGGCACACCCCAGCGGTCGTTGACGACGCCGTCTGGGACGGCATCGAAGTAGCGCCCAAGCAGCGACGCAACGCCATAGTCCTCGTGACCTTTGCCGCCGTCAGGCCAGTCGATGTCGTTCCAGAGCACGTCCGGCGAGAAGCGCGCGATGAGCTCGTCGACCTGCTCGGCCGAGTAGCGTGAGAAGGCGGGGTCGTTGCGACGGAACCTGAACAGGTCGGTGTCCGACTCGATCGGCGGAAAGTCACTCACGTGCCAGTCGAGGGCCCCAGAGAAGTAGACGCCGAAGCGGGCGTTTGCGCGACGCGTTGCGTCATGCAGCTCGCCGATGAGGTTACGCTTTGGGCCGCGGGCGACCGAATTGAACCCAGTCGTCTCGGTGTCCCAGAGACAGAATCCCTCGTGGTGCTTCGTGACGGGAACGATGTACTTCGCCCCGGCTCCGAGCAGCTCACCCACGAACTGCTCGGCGTCGAACGCGGCCGCGTCCCAGCGGTCCGCGAGATCCTCGTAGCTCACGCCGGGCCCGTAGACCTCCTGATGGCGCTCCCACGTCGGGCTCCCCGCGATGCGCACAGTGTTCCCGTACCACTCGGCGTACTGGTGCCAGGCGTACGCATCCTCCGTCGGAATGAACCGCTCGCCGTGCTCGACTGCCCAGGCAGGAACCGAGTACAGGCCCCAGTGAATGAAAAATCCAAGCTTCGCATCGCGGTACCAGTCAGGCACGCCGTTCGTTGGGTAGATCGGGGCATTGTCGCCGAAGTCTGGTCCGACCCGAGACTCAAAGTTCATCATGAGAGGAGAGCTCCTTAATCGTCTTCGCCACGGCGGCCGACGACAGCCGTGAGTGCGGGCGTCCCGCTGGTATCGAACGGGTAGACCCCCGAAGCGAGCTTGTGGTGGCCGAGCCGCAGCAGATCCTGATCCACGCCGCCCGGGGTGAGCGCGAGCGTCCACCCGCGCTGCAGGTCGTAGAGTTCTGGCTCGAGGTAGCCAATCTTCACGACGACGATGTCTGCCGCTTCGGGGTCGAGCCCGAGCATGCGGAAGTCGTCGAGGTGGTGGAAGGGTTTGCGCCGCTCGGTGATGATCGCATGCACGCCGCCGACAGCGATGACAACCTGCGTGCCAGCGTCGGGGTCGCCGTCGGTGATTGAGAAGACAGTGCCCCTGAGCTCTGCCGGGCCACTCGGGCCTGCATCGACTCGCGCGCCGGCGGTCACCAGCACGTCGGCGCCAACACCTGCAGCCACTGCCTGTGCGACCGCATCGGCGTCGAAGATTGACGCGACAAGCGTCGTGACGTCGCCGTTCGTGAGTTCCTCTCGCTTCACGAGTTCGGTGAGCGTCCAGGTGACATCGCCAGCACCGCCAGCCGTCGGGTTGTCGCCAGAATCCGAGATGAGGTATGGGCGAGCGGCACCAGGAGCGAGGGCGTTCTCGAGCGCCCCATCGAGCGAGGCGGTCTCTGCAACGAACACGAAGTCCTCACGGGCGTCCCAGTACATCCTGGCAACGCGTTCGGCCTCTCGAGCAATGACCTCACTGTCGTCGCCGGTAACGACGACGTAGGCCTGGCAGCGCGGCTCGTCTGCCCACGCGTAGCCCACCCAGACGGCGGCGTCGACGACGCCATCGAGCGCCTCGATGCCTGGTAGCTCGGCGTAGATGCTCCGCGCGGGCTCGAGCCGGGTACTCGTTTTCTCGCCAGGCAGCAGCACGGGCACGGGAACCCAGGCCTTCAGCGGCCGACGCGCGAGCGGATCGGTGCCGTGCTCGCCGCGGAGCCGCGTGAGCAGCGCGTGCACCGCCCGCTCCTTCGTATTCAGCCAGTCCTCGTGTGGGGCCATGCGGTAGCAGGTGAGTAGGTCGACGGCGTCGCGGAGCGTCTCGGAGACGTTGCCGTGGAGGTCCATCGACGTCGTCACGAGGGTGTCGGGGCCGAGGGCCTCGCGCACCGCGGTCGCGAGGTCGCCCTCGGCGTCGACCATGCCCTGCACGCTCATCGCGCCGTGGATGTCGAAGAAGAAGCCATCGAAAGGGCCCTCGGTGCGGATCGCGTCGAGAATCGCCTGCCTCATGCGCTGATACGTCGCGGGGGCGACGGCGCCGCCAGGCAGCGAACGGCCGTGGTAAAGCGGCACCCACTCGGCGGCGTCGCCGAGCTCGCGCCCCTCCTCCAGGAACGGGTAGTACCCGCGCAGGTCTGCGCCTGTCCTGATCGTGAACGCCTCGTCGCCGGAGACGTGCGGGGAGAAGGTGCTCGATTCGATCGATATGCCCGCGATCCCGATCCGGGGCCTCGCCATGCCGCCCTCGGACAGCTCAGGCAGGGGCCCCATCCAGATCTCGTGTGCGTCAAGGTCGTTCTTCACCGTGCGGCTCCTTCACTTGTCTGTGTGCTCAACTGTGCGTGGGCGAGGGTCGCCCTGAGAAGCTTTTGCGCCGACGCTGCAGCGCCGAGCGCGACGGCGTCGCCGCCGCGCTTCGCCCGCTGGATCCGGAGCGGGGTTCCGGTGATTGGCGCCGCGGTCCGCAGCGTCTCATCCATCACCGGCGAGAGCAGATCCCACGCGTGCGAGACCCCACCCCCGACAATCACCTCGGCGACGTCAAGGAGGGTCGACATCGACGAGCAGGCGAGCGCGACCGCTCGCCCAGCGTTCTCGAACACGGCGCGCGCGTCGGCATCGCCCGCGCGCGCCCGATCCGCAATCTCCTTCGCCGTCAACCCGGACACTCCCGTGCGCTCCGCGTAGCGCAGCCCGATCGACGTCCCCGATGCGAGCGTCTCAAGGTGACCGGTCTGCTTGCAGGTGCAGACGAGGTCGCTGTACCCAGGGGTGTGGCCGATCTCGCCGGCGCCGCCGCGGGCGCCGCGACGGAGCGTGCCATCAAGGATGAGCGCGCCGCCGACTCCGGTCCCGAGCATGACTCCGAAGGCGTCGGGTTCGGCGTGCGCATCGAACGAAACCTCCCCGAGCAGGAACGCGTTGACGTCGTTCTCGATTGCGATCGGAACGCCAAGGAGCTCCTCGAGTCGTGTGCGCAGCGGGAAGCCGACCCAGTCAACGAATGTCGAGGACGCCGCGGTCACCACACCCGTGTCGTAGTCGAAGACCCCGGCCGCACCAACGCCCGCAGCGCAGAGCGTGCCACCGCTCTCGCCGAGCAGGTCGGAGGTGAGGCGGGCAGCCGTCGCAGCCATCGCTTCGCCGCCCTGCTTCGCCGGCGCGACGGCCGAGCCGCGGGCGAGGATCTCGCCCGCGGCGTCGACGAGCACGACAGCGATCTTGGTGCCACCAATATCGATTCCTGCGAAGACGCCCGGGTGAGTGTCTGCTGTGTGCGTCATCGTCCGCCGAGACCTGCCATCGCAATGCCTTTCACGAGGTGCTTCTGCAGCGCGATCACCAGGATCGTCGTCGGGATCATTGAGATGATCGCTGCGGCCATCTGCAGGTCCCACCGCGTGCCGGTGAGGCCCGAGAAGCTCGCGAGACCAATCGGAAGTGTGCCACGCGCCGAAAGGTCGACGGTCACAATGAGCGGCCACAGGTAGCTGTTCCAGAAGCTCATGAACGTGAAGACAGACAGCACCGCCACAGCCGACTTCGACAGTGGCAGAATGATGCGCAGGAACGTGCGGATCGGGCCCGCGCCGTCGATGCGCGCGGCCTCCTCGAGTTCGTACGGGATGCCGCGGAAGAACTGCCGCATGAGGAATGTGCCGAACGCCGTGAACGCGAACGGGAAGATCAGCGCGGGGTAGGTGTCAACCCAGTTGAACCACTGCATGACCTGGAACATGGGGATCACAAGGACCTCAGCGGGAACCATCATCGTTGCGAGGAAGATCACGAAGACCGCGTCGCGGCCTTTCCAGCGCAGTCGGCCGAACGCGTAGCCAGCCGTCGTCGACACGACGAGCACGACGAGGGTGCCCGCGACCGCGACGAAGAGCGAGTTGCCGATGTACGTCCAGAACGGCCCGAACTCGAATACCTCGGCGAAGTTCGACCAGCGAATCTCGGAGCCGAAGAGGCTCGGAGGCAT
Above is a window of Leucobacter aridicollis DNA encoding:
- a CDS encoding FadR/GntR family transcriptional regulator — its product is MAVTDDVIFRIKEMIRTGDLAPGDRLPPEKELGELLGASRNSLREAVKALEVIRVLDVRRGDGTYVTSLEPSMLLEVMNFAADLHSDDSVLEMFAVRRMLEPQAAAQAARVMDAQAIADLEREVASVSEETDTDALVRHDSDFHRAIVAAVGNGYLSSLVESLAAHTVRARVWRALTQDGATGRTVSEHRAIAQAIAAGDSELAAALMTAHIAGIESWLREATVAPAGTAQS
- a CDS encoding GntR family transcriptional regulator, with protein sequence MASHPDHSQADPHAFASVYELIRSRVLREEIPPNARINIDALARELEVSSTPVREALRQLQGDNLVVQEPGRGYRTTPILNAAELRELFEFRLLVEPWAAKIAATDRLQNPGYVLEREIADITDLIGRQADIRYELMDHDIRFHDAILSSTGNEVLRTAYSQTHCHLHAFRLHPGERTGQYTVAEHRVIHEAIRSREPEAAEQAMRDHLTAAYLRFEVAHGVNSGAPYLPGAHQDRPAPTTSLAL
- a CDS encoding L-rhamnose mutarotase translates to MKRVAQVIGLPAEHREAYERYHAAVWPTVLERITASNIQNYSIFRHGELLFSYFEYVGDDYEADMAKMAADPETQRWWSVQQPLQQPLPDRAEGDWWTELPEVFHHE
- a CDS encoding copper homeostasis protein CutC; the encoded protein is MTLLEIAVQDVAGARTAIGAGADRLELCQALGVGGLTPSIGTIEQVVDAVGGERIAVLVRPRPGGFVYDADEIELVSRDIAEATKRGAGGVVVGALTEAGLVDTEALARWRDAAGAADLVFHRAIDTLAQPEGVLESLVDAGVTRILTSGGAAQSLDGAETLARLVEAAADRLDIMAGGGVTVDAIPTLVATGIAAIHLSAKRPSTSTAPSGPGGGAPEFDVTDAGIVGAAAAALAGSAR
- a CDS encoding alpha-L-fucosidase; translation: MMNFESRVGPDFGDNAPIYPTNGVPDWYRDAKLGFFIHWGLYSVPAWAVEHGERFIPTEDAYAWHQYAEWYGNTVRIAGSPTWERHQEVYGPGVSYEDLADRWDAAAFDAEQFVGELLGAGAKYIVPVTKHHEGFCLWDTETTGFNSVARGPKRNLIGELHDATRRANARFGVYFSGALDWHVSDFPPIESDTDLFRFRRNDPAFSRYSAEQVDELIARFSPDVLWNDIDWPDGGKGHEDYGVASLLGRYFDAVPDGVVNDRWGVPYHGYLTREYTNVAEIQQQPWESTRGLGFSFGFNQDESEKHSLSGTQLVRHLVDVVSKNGNLLINVGPTAAGEIPPLQLQAMREMGAWLNVNGEGIYGTRPWTRAEERVGVSRRYTTSAGAVHVHVMEPEVGEVELPAELAGRDAVWADGSAAVQQTGADGVVRVSIPAGLRAEPVAMLTVNV
- a CDS encoding M81 family metallopeptidase, with translation MGPLPELSEGGMARPRIGIAGISIESSTFSPHVSGDEAFTIRTGADLRGYYPFLEEGRELGDAAEWVPLYHGRSLPGGAVAPATYQRMRQAILDAIRTEGPFDGFFFDIHGAMSVQGMVDAEGDLATAVREALGPDTLVTTSMDLHGNVSETLRDAVDLLTCYRMAPHEDWLNTKERAVHALLTRLRGEHGTDPLARRPLKAWVPVPVLLPGEKTSTRLEPARSIYAELPGIEALDGVVDAAVWVGYAWADEPRCQAYVVVTGDDSEVIAREAERVARMYWDAREDFVFVAETASLDGALENALAPGAARPYLISDSGDNPTAGGAGDVTWTLTELVKREELTNGDVTTLVASIFDADAVAQAVAAGVGADVLVTAGARVDAGPSGPAELRGTVFSITDGDPDAGTQVVIAVGGVHAIITERRKPFHHLDDFRMLGLDPEAADIVVVKIGYLEPELYDLQRGWTLALTPGGVDQDLLRLGHHKLASGVYPFDTSGTPALTAVVGRRGEDD
- a CDS encoding ROK family protein is translated as MTHTADTHPGVFAGIDIGGTKIAVVLVDAAGEILARGSAVAPAKQGGEAMAATAARLTSDLLGESGGTLCAAGVGAAGVFDYDTGVVTAASSTFVDWVGFPLRTRLEELLGVPIAIENDVNAFLLGEVSFDAHAEPDAFGVMLGTGVGGALILDGTLRRGARGGAGEIGHTPGYSDLVCTCKQTGHLETLASGTSIGLRYAERTGVSGLTAKEIADRARAGDADARAVFENAGRAVALACSSMSTLLDVAEVIVGGGVSHAWDLLSPVMDETLRTAAPITGTPLRIQRAKRGGDAVALGAAASAQKLLRATLAHAQLSTQTSEGAAR
- a CDS encoding carbohydrate ABC transporter permease, which gives rise to MSTDLNATRVMAVAAAGGEAAVRGAKKRSREPMTPGERIRLVIAHISIYVAAALFMLPLIYAFFSALKPNGEMFAMPPSLFGSEIRWSNFAEVFEFGPFWTYIGNSLFVAVAGTLVVLVVSTTAGYAFGRLRWKGRDAVFVIFLATMMVPAEVLVIPMFQVMQWFNWVDTYPALIFPFAFTAFGTFLMRQFFRGIPYELEEAARIDGAGPIRTFLRIILPLSKSAVAVLSVFTFMSFWNSYLWPLIVTVDLSARGTLPIGLASFSGLTGTRWDLQMAAAIISMIPTTILVIALQKHLVKGIAMAGLGGR